The genomic stretch CACGTAAAAGACATGCATGGTCGTTATACAGCAACAGAAAGTTTAGCATACAAAAACGGATTTTTAGAAAAACCGGTTGTAGATATTTGGGCATACAAGTTGTTAGAAAAGTTAAAAGAAAAATTTCCAGATTACGATTACAAAACAAGATCTTACAAATATTTATCTACTATAGATATTGATAATGCATTTGCCTATAAACATAAAAATTTTGTTAGAACCTTTGGTGGCTTTTTTAATGATTTATTTAAACTTCGTTTGATAAATGTTTGGTACAGATTTGCAGTTTCTTTAAATATTAAGAAAGATCCTTTTGATAATTTTCAAAAGATTTTAGATATTAAAAAAGCATCGGATATTAGAACCATCTTTTTTTGTTCTATAGGAGATTATACAACGTTTGATACCAATGTATCTGCATCTAAAAACAAATACAGATTGCTTATAAAAGATTTAGTAGATTATGCTAGAGTTGGTTTGCATCCATCTTATTTTACAATGCAAAATCCTGGGTTGCTAAAAAAAGAAAAAGAAAGATTAGAATCTATAACCAACATGCCGGTTATAAGATCTAGACAGCATTATTTACGTTTTAATTTACCAGAAACGTATCAGCAATTGATAGATTTAGAAGTTCAAGAAGATTATTCTATGGGATATGCTAGTAATGTTGGTTTTAGAGCGAGTACCTGCACACCATATTATTTTTACGATTTAGATTTCGAAATTCAAACTCCTTTAAAGATATTTCCTTTTGCTTTGATGGATACAACTTTAAACGACTATTTAAAAATAACACCTAAACAATCTCTTGGAAAAATTAGAGATTTAAGAAATGAAGTAAAAGCTGTAAACGGAACCTTTATAACCTTATTTCATAATGAAAGTTTAAGCAATCATTTAAGATGGAAAGGTTGGAAAAGATTGTACGAGTCTATGGTTAAAATAGCAACTTCTTAGGATGATTAAGCTTATCTCAAGAAAAAATATCAACATTGATAAATATGATGATTGTATTAAAAATTCAATTCAGTCTAGAATTTATGCGTTTTCTTGGTACTTAGATACTGTTTCTAAAAATTGGAGTGTTTTAGTCTTAAACGATTATGAAGCAGTTTTACCAATTTCTTGGCAGCGTAAATTGTTCTTTAAACTTGGTAACCAACCTTATTTTAGTCAGCAATTAGGAGTTTTTTCTAAGGATTTAATTTCAAAAGAATTACAAAAAGAATTTTTAAGTCAAATTCCGATTCATTTTTTTAAAGTTGTTATTCATTTTAATTCTCAGAATTATTCTACAGAAAACACAATTACATTAAAAAATTACAAACTAATCTTAAATACTGATTATGTTTCTTTTAAAAAGAATTTTTCTAAAGGAAGAAAACACGCAATTAAAGTAGGAGAGAAGGCGTCACTTTATGTAAAAGAAACAACTATATCTGAGTTGATTAAAATATACAAAGATAATTATTCATATAAAATTCCGTATAAAGTATTAACTGCATTGTCTAATGCTATTTTACGAAATCGAAAAGGATTTTTAATAGGTGTTTTTAAGGACGAGCAACTTTTAGGAGGTGCACTTTTTACAGATCATAATAACAGAATTACCTATTTATTTGCCGCTTTTACAGTAAAAGGAAAAACGTTACAAGCATCTAGTTTTTTACTTTCAGAGGTTATTAAAAAATATCAAAATAGCAATCTAACACTAGATTTTGAAGGTGGTAATATGCCAAGTATTGCCAAATTCTATCGAAGTTTTGGCGCGGAAGAAGAAAACTATTTTGCTTTTAAAAGAACTCTCTTATAAAGTTTTTTAAAGCAAATAAAAGAGAATAAACCTGTTAACCACATTAAAATAGCAGAAGTTATTGCAGCACCTTTAATGCCGTATTTTGGTATCAAATAATAATTACTAATTATATTTATTATAAGCGCAATACTAGCAATATAATAGTTAATGTGTGCTTTTCCAATAGACGAAAGTAGGTTGCCAAATAAACCTCTTAAAATAAATATACCAGAAATTCCAAGCATTAAAATAAAGAAAGTTGTTTGGTATTTGATAAAGCTTTCATCTAAAAGACTTAGTAAAAAACTACCAAA from Polaribacter marinaquae encodes the following:
- a CDS encoding polysaccharide deacetylase family protein, with translation MILVYTHKITPRVRYIFKHVLTRTLLISVDFTTKVEEFVAHSGPKLTYTKTPLGNEFFIKSNDLLFEQGVNDLDINIQKWDNTPCFFGAGSKSAIPFDIFAASFYLISRYEEYLPHVKDMHGRYTATESLAYKNGFLEKPVVDIWAYKLLEKLKEKFPDYDYKTRSYKYLSTIDIDNAFAYKHKNFVRTFGGFFNDLFKLRLINVWYRFAVSLNIKKDPFDNFQKILDIKKASDIRTIFFCSIGDYTTFDTNVSASKNKYRLLIKDLVDYARVGLHPSYFTMQNPGLLKKEKERLESITNMPVIRSRQHYLRFNLPETYQQLIDLEVQEDYSMGYASNVGFRASTCTPYYFYDLDFEIQTPLKIFPFALMDTTLNDYLKITPKQSLGKIRDLRNEVKAVNGTFITLFHNESLSNHLRWKGWKRLYESMVKIATS